From Ipomoea triloba cultivar NCNSP0323 chromosome 5, ASM357664v1, the proteins below share one genomic window:
- the LOC116018956 gene encoding protein MITOFERRINLIKE 1, chloroplastic, with amino-acid sequence METRSGHSHSQSLSLLLPHFQSDFNSLFTNLNTLLLPTPNHRRRRTNAHLRFSSTSVSLQTEIKNPEIPKPSPQNWLKPASPTVQALFKNLSVLERALIGAGAGGIAGAFTYVCLHPLDTIKTKLQTKGASEIYSGTMDAVVKTFQSKGILGFYSGVSAVIVGSTFSSAVYFGTCEFGKSVLAKLPQYPPLLIPPTAGAMGNIVSSAIMVPKELITQRMQAGAKGRSWEVLLRILEKDGVLGLYAGYSATLLRNLPAGVLSYSSFEYLKAAVIKESKQAKLEPYQSVCCGALAGAISASLTTPLDVVKTRLMTQVHGEAVNKVAAAMVSGVSATVRQILREEGWVGFTRGMGPRVLHSSCFSALGYFAFETARLTILEQYLKQKELQTEEALAPSAPANPSL; translated from the coding sequence ATGGAGACTCGAAGCGGCCACTCTCACTCCCAGTCCCTCAGCCTCCTCCTTCCCCACTTTCAGTCCGATTTCAATTCCCTCTTCACAAATCTCAacactcttcttcttcccacccccaaccaccgccgccgccgcacaAATGCCCATCTTAGGTTCTCCTCAACCTCCGTTTCTCTTCAAACCGAAATCAAGAACCCTGAAATCCCCAAACCCTCTCCTCAAAATTGGCTGAAACCAGCCTCCCCGACAGTCCAGGCTCTCTTCAAGAACCTCTCTGTTCTCGAAAGGGCTCTCATTGGTGCCGGGGCCGGCGGCATTGCAGGTGCCTTCACCTATGTGTGTCTTCACCCTCTCGATACTATCAAAACCAAGCTCCAGACCAAGGGCGCTTCCGAAATTTATAGCGGTACTATGGATGCCGTTGTGAAAACCTTCCAAAGCAAGGGGATTCTTGGGTTTTACAGTGGGGTTTCAGCTGTGATTGTTGGGTCTACCTTTTCTTCTGCCGTCTACTTTGGGACTTGTGAGTTTGGGAAATCGGTTTTGGCTAAATTACCTCAGTACCCTCCTCTCCTCATCCCTCCAACCGCTGGCGCAATGGGGAATATAGTCTCTTCTGCTATAATGGTGCCCAAAGAATTAATCACACAGAGAATGCAGGCCGGGGCTAAGGGGAGGTCTTGGGAGGTTTTACTCAGGATTTTGGAGAAAGATGGTGTCTTAGGGTTATATGCGGGATATAGTGCTACATTGTTGAGGAATTTGCCTGCTGGTGTGCTTAGTTATTCGTCGTTCGAGTACTTGAAGGCTGCAGTGATAAAGGAGAGTAAGCAGGCGAAATTGGAGCCGTATCAGAGCGTTTGTTGCGGGGCGTTGGCTGGGGCAATATCAGCTTCATTGACAACCCCCTTGGATGTGGTGAAGACTAGATTGATGACCCAAGTTCACGGGGAAGCCGTAAATAAGGTTGCTGCTGCAATGGTTAGTGGTGTTTCTGCTACTGTGAGGCAGATTTTGAGGGAAGAAGGATGGGTGGGATTTACGCGAGGAATGGGGCCTAGAGTGCTTCATAGTTCTTGCTTTTCGGCTTTAGGATACTTTGCATTTGAGACGGCTAGACTTACAATTTTGGAGCAGTATCTGAAGCAAAAGGAACTTCAAACTGAGGAGGCTCTTGCTCCCTCTGCACCAGCCAATCCAAGTTTGTGA